A single Leptidea sinapis chromosome 2, ilLepSina1.1, whole genome shotgun sequence DNA region contains:
- the LOC126974054 gene encoding uncharacterized protein LOC126974054 has protein sequence MESTSTCEDAVAGIRIVVLNLPEDEGEGLGFRLTRTLWDPYPWVHDVTPGSRADAAGLKTGDCLLQAEGKDLLGMPVGQVAGMIRGDGASHGVSLMVWNCGVDPSDDPELLWSCGGGARGERARRALSGVVKALACCVCAATATRALSCARSHLYCDGCWSRLDKCALCREPLPSKDSPYAKNLVAEQVFEAIAAEYEIKDPAKKCQFSTYTTRSPQISTRKGQYQLSMMNRRTQYAEKYSSDPNIHTIRTETKSNLKTHNGQSHNIRTDSCSQTDGPSDVMHQTRCQMQSCHCQKLTDGAKCPMEIPRINLEIDDSSKCMLQHKLVARLRQACSLADLQNLQSCQLSKSMNNINSNEHSCSNGQHSNSVDNLVKNMSCDTPVFLLSPPPIYVLSCDHS, from the exons ATGGAGTCTACTTCGACGTGTGAAGACGCAGTCGCGGGTATTCGTATAGTTGTT TTAAATCTACCTGAAGATGAAGGTGAAGGTCTTGGCTTCCGTTTGACCAGAACGCTATGGGATCCATATCCCTGG GTGCATGATGTGACACCAGGATCCAGAGCTGATGCTGCTGGGTTGAAGACAGGGGACTGTTTGTTGCAGGCGGAGGGGAAGGACTTATTAGGCATGCCG GTTGGTCAAGTTGCTGGTATGATACGTGGTGACGGAGCCAGCCATGGGGTGTCTTTGATGGTATGGAACTGTGGCGTCGATCCGAGTGATGACCCAGAG ttGCTTTGGAGTTGTGGAGGCGGAGCCCGAGGTGAGAGGGCCCGGAGAGCTTTATCAGGCGTGGTAAAGGCACTTGCTTGCTGCGTCTGTGCTGCCACGGCCACCAGGGCCCTGTCGTGTGCGAGATCACATCTTTACTGCGATG GATGCTGGAGTCGTTTGGATAAATGCGCTCTGTGTAGAGAGCCACTACCTTCTAAGGACTCGCCCTACGCAAAAAATCTAGTTGCTGAACAA gtATTCGAAGCGATCGCAGCAGAATACGAAATAAAGGATCCGGCGAAAAAATGTCAATTTTCAACATACACCACAAGAAGTCCTCAAATTTCCACCAGAAAAGGACAGTACCAGCTGTCTATGATGAACAGACGAACACAGTACGCCGAGAAATACTCTTCGGATCCAAACATACACACGATACGCACGGAAACGAAATCAAACCTCAAAACACACAACGGTCAAAGTCATAACATTCGGACGGATTCGTGCAGTCAAACTGACGGCCCGTCTGACGTCATGCATCAAACACGCTGTCAGATGCAGAGCTGTCACTGTCAGAAGTTGACAGATGGCGCCAAATGTCCGATGGAAATTCCGAGGATTAATTTGGAGATAGACGATTCAAGCAAATGTATGCTACAGCATAAATTGGTCGCGCGGCTGAGGCAGGCCTGTTCTTTAGCTGACTTACAGAACCTGCAGTCATGTCAGCTGTCAAAAtcaatgaataatattaattctaatgAGCATAG TTGCAGTAATGGGCAACACAGCAACTCAGTTGACAATTTAGTGAAAAATATGTCTTGTG ATACTCCAGTGTTTCTGCTGTCACCGCCTCCTATATACGTTCTTTCGTGCGACCATTCCTAG